A genomic window from Nicotiana sylvestris chromosome 11, ASM39365v2, whole genome shotgun sequence includes:
- the LOC138881516 gene encoding uncharacterized protein produces MPNIPKYNGTTDPNEHITSYTCGIKGNDLEADEIESVLLKKFGETLSKGEMKWYHNLPPNSINSFVMLTNSFVKAHAGAIKAATRKSDLFKVRQKDNGMLREFITQFQMQRMDLPPITDDWAVQAFTQDLNERNLITSRQVKQNLIEYPVVTWVDVDNWYQSKIRVEDD; encoded by the coding sequence ATGCCAAACATCCCCAAGTACAATGGTACCACCGATCCTAATGAACACATCACTTCGTACACATGCGGaataaagggaaatgacttagaagctgatgagattgaatctgttttgttgaaaaaatttggagaaactttatcaaaagGGGAAATGAAATGGTACCACAATTTGCCGCCCAATTCCATCAATTCTTTCGTCATGCTCACTAATTCATTCGTAAAGGCGCACGCCGGAGCAATAAAGGCCGCAACTAGGAAGTCGGACCTCTTCAAAGTGAGACAAAAGGACAACGGAATGCTAAGGGAGTTCATAACTCAATTTCAGATGCAACGCATGGACTTACCCCCGATTACAGATGATTGGGCTGTCCAAGCCTTTACTCAGGATTTGAACGAGCGAAATTTGATAACATCACGTCAAGTAAAGcagaatttgattgaatatccagTAGTGACCTGGGTCGATGTGGATAATTGGTACCAatcgaagattagggtcgaggatgattaG